Below is a window of Pirellulales bacterium DNA.
CTCAGCGCCAGCGCCAGCGAGATTTTCGCCGGGGCGATCCAGGACTATCAGCGCGGCATCATCGTGGGCGACACCACGACGCACGGCAAGGGGACCGTGCAAAGCCTGCTCGATCTGGGCAGGCAGCTTTTCCGCGTCACGATGAGCGCGCCCAAGCTCGGAGCGCTGAAGATCACGATGCAGCAGTTCTATCGGCCCGACGGCGACAGCACGCAGAACCGCGGCGTGTTGGCCGATGTCGTGCTGCCCTCGATGACCGACGTCATCAAGGGAATCGGCGAATCGGAGATGGACTACGCTTTGGCGTTCGACCGCGTGGAGCCGGTGCCTCACGAGCACGCCGGGCTGGTCGACGGCAACCTCGTCGACCAGTTGAAGGCCGCCTCGGCCAAGCGGCAAGAGGGTTCCGACGGCTTCAAGAAGCTGCTGCGCAACATCGATCGTTATCAGCAGCAAAAGAGCCGCAAGACGATCACGCTCAACGAGGAAAAATATCTCGCCGAGCGGGCCGAGCTCAACGCCGAGAAGGAGGAGGAAGACCAACTCGACGATCTCACTCACTCGCGGCGAGTGGTGTTCGACACCAAGTCGTTCTACAACCAGGAAGTGCTGGACATCGCCGTGGATTACTTGCGGCTGGTGAAGCGCGTGGCACGGGCAAACTAGGACGCGCCAAGTCCCAGTTCTTCAATCGAGGCGGCCGAAAGCAGCGCGCATCCCAAATCCGTCAGCCGATCGCTTGGCGATTCCTGCAAACGGGCCGCGACCGCGGGCGGCAATGGACCAAAGCGGGCTTCGAGTTGCTTGCGCAGCAGTTCGCGCTGCCCTTCCACCTTGCCACGCTCCATGCCACGCTGCTCGACACCGTCTAACAAACCAATTTCCATCGCCTGCACTCCCGGATCTGGATGGTTCCGCAACATCTCCTCGAACTGCTGCCGTTGCTCTTCTGTCAATCGGCAAGTACGCGCTCACGCACTCGCAGAGCAACGTTTTACGATAGACATTCTCAGGACAATGCACAAGTCGCTGGAGGGCCTCGGCAGCCAACTCTGTTCTCCGCTCTTTGGTTACACGCATCAAGGCCGCCAGGGCAACGCCCAGCCAGTTTTCGTGCCTGACGTACTCTTCGGCATCGAGCGCCGGCAGGCCGACGTAGGGGTAGTTGAAACGCACGAGCTGGTGCTTCCCAAAATACTCCTCGTAGACGTCCCAGCCGATTCCCTCCAAGCCGACTCGCAAATACAACCCGATCGGAAGCACCGGCAAGCCGTGGCGCCGGCGCAGCGGCTCGTAGTAGTGAAACATCCGCTGTCGCAATGGCGCCACCGTGTCGGCGGCTTCGATCTCGACGTGAACGAGGGCGAGCCAACTGTCCGGCGACCGCCCATCTGGGCCCGGCAGCGGCTCGAACATGGCCAACTTTGCGACCACGTCCACATGGCGGCTCTCGCCTCCGAGCGAGTCGCTCATGATCTCCTTGTCCAGCCATTCGGCGCTGCCAAAGTCGAATTGCGCGGCCCAATTCGGGAAAAAGAGCCAAAAGAACTCCGCGAAGAATTCTCGCAGCAGTTTCTTAAAGCGTGGATCATGCATGAGCTACCCCGGCCGGTGCTTGGCCGGGCCGTGCGGGGTCGAGAGGTTCTTGGCCGTGTTGATGATGCCGACGTGCGTGAAGGCCTGGGGAAAGTTGCCTATCAGCCGCTTGTGCTCGACGTCGTACTCTTCTGAAATCAGACCCACGTCGTTGCACAAACCGAGCAGCCGCTCGAAGAGTTCGTTCGCCTCGTCGTCGCGGCCTTGCAAGTGCAGGTTGTCGGCGAACCAGAACGAACAGGGCAGGAACACGCCTTCTCCGACCGGCAGCCCATCGACGCCGCCGTGGGTCAGGTAACGGCGCACGAGGCCGTCGATCGTCAGTTCACGCTCGATGGCCGCCACGGTGCCTTGCACCCGCGGGTCGTCGGCGGGCAAGAAGCCGACCATCGGAATCATCAATAGGCTGGCATCGAGATCCGGCGTGCCGTACGACTGGACGAAGGCGTTCTTCCGCGCGTCGAAGCCCCGCTCGCACACTTCGTCGTGGATTTTTTTTCGCAGCCGGCGCCAGTGATCGAGACGTCCTTCGAGTTGAAATCGCTCGGCCGAGCGGATCATGCGGTCGACGGCCACCCAGGCCATGACGCGCGAGTGCGTGAAGTGCCGCCGCCCGCCGCGCACCTCCCAGATGCCCTCGTCGGCGTGCTGCCACACCTGTTCGACATGTTCCAGCAGGTGCCGCTGCAAGTCCCAGGCGTGCTTTTCGATGTGGATGCCGTGCCGTCGCGCCACGTGAACCACGTCCATCACTTCGCCGAACACGTCCAACTGAAACTGCCGGTGGGCCGCGTTGCCCACGCGCACCGGGCGAGAACCCTCGTAACCCGGCAGCCAATCGAGTTCGATCTCCGTCAGCCGCCGTTCGCCGGCCACGCCATACATCAGGTTCAATTGCGACGCCTTGCCGGCCACCACCCGCAGCAGCCAATCGCGCCATGATTGCGCTTCGTCGAGGTAGCCCGCGTCGAGCAGCGCATAGAGCATGAACGTGGCGTCGCGCAGCCAGCAAAAGCGGTAGTCCCAATTGCGCTGGCCGCCGAGTTTTTCGGGCAGCGACGTGGTGGCGGCGGCCACCATTCCCCCGGTCGGCTGGTAGATCAAGGCTTTCAAGGTGATCAGCGAACGAACGACGCTGTCGCGCCATCGGCCGTCGTACTTGCAGCGACCCGACCACTCCCGCCACCACCGCTCCGTCGAGCGGATGGCGTCCTCCGCATCGATGGCCGCCGGCACGGGATCCTGCGACGGATGCCATTGCAGCACGAACGGCATGCGCTCGCCGTCGCTGACCGTACACTCGGCGACGGTGGTCAAGTGCTCGCCGTGGAGCTTCGCGGACGTGCAAACCTGCGCGGTATCGGGTCCGGCGACGGCCTGGATGCCCGTCTCGGTGCGGCGCACCCAGGGCACGATCGAGCCGTAGTCGAACCGCAGAATAAGCTGCATCCGCATGGCAACACGGCCGCGCCGACCGACGACCATTCGCACCAGAGCCGGATTGTCGCGGCGCGGCGGCATGCAGTCGACGAGCGTCACGGCCCCCTCGTCGGTCTCGAAGGTCGTTTCCAGCACCAGCGTATCTTGACGGTAGTGGCGTTCGACCTTGCGTACCTCGCCCGCCGGGGCCAACAACCAACGTCCATGTTCCTTGGTGCCCAACAGCGCGGCGAAGCACGCGCCCGAATCGAAGCGCGGCAGGCAAAGCCAATCGATCGAGCCGTCGCGGCCCACCAGTGCGGCCGTATGGAAGTCGCCGATAAGAGCATAGTCTTCGATGCGTAAGGGCATAGCGGGTTTGTCCTCCGGGTCGCGTAACGGCGATAAACCCATCATAGCCGATCGAGAAAAACACGCATGTTTTCACGGTTCAATTCCCGTCCAGATAAAGCGTAGGGTGGGACCAGCGAGCTTGCGAGCGCCGGCCCAGCACGGGAGTCGCGCCGATGGTGGGCCGGCGCTCGCAAGCTTGAGAGGCCCACGCTGTGGGCTCAGGCGAGGCAAGCCGGGCTACCGCGTCGCGCCACTGAGTTTCCTAGCCGCCGCTTGACAGTTGGCGGTCCAACGCTAGGTTGGGAAGCGACACGCGGGCGTGGAAACGGGGTTCAAGATGAATAAGCGGCGGGTGCTGGTTGCCTGGATCGGGCACAGCGACCTCAAGGCCATGGCTGCCTCGTGGAAGAACTCGGCCGGCGCCGCGATTCTCGCCGAGCTCGGCGGCGCGCAACCCACCGCCCGCGAGATTGGTCCCATCAAAGCGCTGGTTGACGCGGAGCCGTTCGACGAAATCCGCCTCCTCAGCGATTTTCGGCCTGCCTGGAACAAGGCAAATGCTCAACTGTCCGGATTTGCCGCCAGGATTCGCGCCGTGCCTGAAGGAGCCAGTTCCAAAGCAATCGCCCATCGCGTATATTTCAGTCGCCGACCGGCTGCGCGGCCCGCGCTAGGCCGCGACTGACAGCACACGGTTGAGTCTATCCAGGATGGTGTCGTCGAGGTGGCAGGCTAAGGCGCCGAGTTTTCGACCGGTGCTTTCCCCTCGCAAGCGATCTTGGTAAGGTTAGCCCTGGGCGTTGCAAGGTTCCATTTCGAGGTAGGCCGGAGGCCACGATGCTGCCGTTGAGGCTACGGCCGGAGTTTCTCGAGAAGCACATGCGGACGACCGCGATCGAATTGTGCAATAAGCAGAACTCCGGCTGGGCGCAGCGTGCCAACCCCGGCGAACTGCTGGAAATCACCTATCCGACGTCCGACGTGCAACGTGCGCTCGACGCCGTCTCGACCAGCGCCGGCAAGCCGGTTGTTTTCATCGGCCCCCGCGGACGCGGCAAGTCGCACATCATGGCCCTGCTGCATTATGCCTTCACGTCGCCGGACGTGGTCGAAGG
It encodes the following:
- a CDS encoding DUF4351 domain-containing protein, coding for MTEEQRQQFEEMLRNHPDPGVQAMEIGLLDGVEQRGMERGKVEGQRELLRKQLEARFGPLPPAVAARLQESPSDRLTDLGCALLSAASIEELGLGAS
- a CDS encoding glycoside hydrolase family 15 protein is translated as MPLRIEDYALIGDFHTAALVGRDGSIDWLCLPRFDSGACFAALLGTKEHGRWLLAPAGEVRKVERHYRQDTLVLETTFETDEGAVTLVDCMPPRRDNPALVRMVVGRRGRVAMRMQLILRFDYGSIVPWVRRTETGIQAVAGPDTAQVCTSAKLHGEHLTTVAECTVSDGERMPFVLQWHPSQDPVPAAIDAEDAIRSTERWWREWSGRCKYDGRWRDSVVRSLITLKALIYQPTGGMVAAATTSLPEKLGGQRNWDYRFCWLRDATFMLYALLDAGYLDEAQSWRDWLLRVVAGKASQLNLMYGVAGERRLTEIELDWLPGYEGSRPVRVGNAAHRQFQLDVFGEVMDVVHVARRHGIHIEKHAWDLQRHLLEHVEQVWQHADEGIWEVRGGRRHFTHSRVMAWVAVDRMIRSAERFQLEGRLDHWRRLRKKIHDEVCERGFDARKNAFVQSYGTPDLDASLLMIPMVGFLPADDPRVQGTVAAIERELTIDGLVRRYLTHGGVDGLPVGEGVFLPCSFWFADNLHLQGRDDEANELFERLLGLCNDVGLISEEYDVEHKRLIGNFPQAFTHVGIINTAKNLSTPHGPAKHRPG